The proteins below are encoded in one region of Pontibacter deserti:
- the trxA gene encoding thioredoxin — translation MAKKSFNELISSPGMPVLVDFYADWCGPCKAMNPVIQQVASEFSGKLKVIKVNVDNNQAAASQYRVQGVPTFILFHKGQAVWRQSGALPGNQLAQVIKQYVS, via the coding sequence ATGGCTAAGAAATCTTTTAACGAACTGATCAGTAGCCCGGGCATGCCGGTTTTAGTTGATTTTTATGCTGACTGGTGCGGCCCCTGCAAAGCCATGAACCCAGTTATACAACAGGTGGCTTCGGAGTTTTCGGGTAAGCTGAAGGTGATAAAAGTGAACGTGGATAACAATCAGGCTGCCGCCTCACAGTACCGTGTGCAGGGTGTGCCTACGTTTATACTTTTCCATAAAGGCCAGGCTGTCTGGCGACAGTCAGGTGCGTTGCCGGGTAACCAGTTAGCGCAGGTTATAAAGCAGTATGTTAGTTAA
- a CDS encoding HNH endonuclease, with the protein MPGKKEEHFCELCGREVQHVSRHHLVPREEGGRYGATADLCQPCHSTLHLTFTNRELAILYNSIPALQQAEPLQKYLKWVKGKRLERITNRRGRNKKK; encoded by the coding sequence ATGCCAGGTAAAAAGGAGGAGCATTTTTGTGAGCTGTGCGGACGCGAAGTGCAGCATGTGTCGAGGCATCATCTGGTGCCCCGTGAAGAGGGCGGCCGCTATGGTGCAACTGCCGACTTGTGTCAGCCTTGCCATAGTACCTTACACCTTACCTTTACCAACCGCGAGCTAGCCATACTTTACAACTCTATACCTGCACTGCAACAGGCCGAGCCGCTACAGAAATACCTGAAATGGGTAAAAGGCAAGCGCCTGGAGCGTATTACTAACCGCCGTGGCCGTAATAAAAAGAAGTAA
- a CDS encoding thermonuclease family protein encodes MLRILFLYFALCCTLACKQTDREEAQEQYRQRQRANQEQTQQENTTPTPETQSAPASENTAVVTPSTTAGDKVVAIKDGDTIELLRNGQTIKVRLYGVDSPEKTQDFGQRARQFTSDLAFGKTVRLIEHNKDRYGRTVGTIILPDGRNLNEELVKNGFAWHYKAYSKDQNLANLEVDARRFKRGLWAAPNPTPPWDYRKDKRTASANKKIATTPAALPAGATTRNVYICNSTGSSVYHLTKNCSVLKRCKVEVLTITEATAIQRYNRRADKTCS; translated from the coding sequence ATGCTCCGCATCCTATTTTTATACTTTGCCTTATGCTGTACCCTTGCCTGTAAACAAACCGACAGAGAAGAAGCACAGGAACAATACCGCCAACGCCAAAGGGCAAATCAGGAACAAACGCAGCAGGAAAATACCACTCCAACACCCGAAACCCAATCCGCACCGGCCTCAGAAAATACAGCCGTTGTAACACCTTCTACTACTGCCGGCGATAAAGTGGTAGCCATAAAAGATGGTGACACTATAGAGCTGCTCCGTAACGGCCAAACTATAAAAGTAAGACTTTATGGCGTTGACAGCCCTGAGAAAACCCAGGACTTTGGCCAGCGAGCCCGCCAGTTTACTTCAGATTTAGCTTTCGGTAAAACAGTACGCCTGATAGAGCATAACAAAGACCGCTATGGCCGCACAGTAGGCACTATTATACTTCCGGATGGGCGCAACCTGAACGAAGAGCTTGTGAAGAATGGTTTTGCCTGGCACTACAAGGCTTATTCTAAAGACCAGAACCTTGCAAACCTGGAAGTGGATGCACGCAGATTTAAACGGGGTCTGTGGGCAGCACCAAACCCTACCCCACCCTGGGACTATAGAAAAGATAAAAGAACAGCTTCAGCTAATAAGAAAATAGCCACTACTCCTGCTGCCTTACCTGCTGGAGCCACTACGCGCAATGTATACATCTGTAACAGCACTGGCTCAAGTGTTTACCATCTTACCAAAAATTGTTCAGTTCTTAAGCGCTGCAAAGTTGAAGTGCTAACCATAACAGAAGCCACTGCTATTCAGAGGTATAACAGGCGGGCTGATAAAACCTGTAGCTGA
- a CDS encoding universal stress protein — translation MKKILCPTDFSKTAAKALDYAIYIARKSGAHLSLLHVVHLPIVDTSETALVASELLGEQIRDAGERLKAMVMQIEEMHGANRSGEFTCDYIIKEALLTDLAEHLTKNEGYGLIVMGTTGGGNALEELLIGSNTEAVVEEVRTPLLAVPAHAKAPDFTRIVYATDYIPEDLTALHEVVEFANIFGACIDLVHVSKTPSSESKERADSFWNEVMQKFPSATMCMKEVVNKHLDEGLKTYFEEENASVLAILRRDRGFFAEMFSQRLADRMTYKAEVPLLILHERK, via the coding sequence ATGAAAAAGATACTCTGCCCAACCGATTTCTCTAAAACTGCCGCCAAGGCCTTAGATTATGCTATTTATATTGCCCGCAAATCTGGCGCCCACCTTTCGTTGCTGCACGTGGTGCACCTGCCTATAGTAGATACTTCAGAAACAGCGTTGGTGGCCAGCGAACTTTTAGGAGAGCAGATACGGGATGCAGGTGAGCGCCTGAAAGCAATGGTGATGCAGATTGAAGAAATGCATGGTGCTAACCGCAGCGGCGAGTTTACCTGCGATTACATCATTAAAGAAGCATTGCTGACAGACCTGGCGGAACATCTTACCAAAAACGAAGGCTACGGACTTATTGTAATGGGAACAACCGGTGGCGGAAATGCCCTTGAAGAACTCCTGATCGGCAGCAACACAGAAGCGGTGGTAGAAGAGGTAAGAACCCCTTTGCTGGCAGTACCTGCACATGCCAAGGCTCCGGATTTTACCAGAATTGTATATGCTACAGACTATATACCCGAAGACTTAACAGCCCTGCACGAAGTAGTGGAATTTGCCAACATTTTTGGCGCCTGCATAGATCTGGTGCACGTATCTAAAACGCCATCTTCTGAATCGAAAGAACGTGCAGATAGCTTCTGGAATGAGGTAATGCAGAAGTTTCCGAGTGCTACAATGTGTATGAAAGAAGTTGTGAATAAGCACTTGGACGAAGGTTTAAAAACCTATTTTGAAGAGGAAAATGCCAGTGTTTTAGCTATATTAAGAAGAGACAGAGGCTTTTTTGCAGAAATGTTCTCACAACGTCTCGCCGACCGGATGACTTACAAGGCAGAAGTACCTTTGCTGATCTTACATGAAAGAAAATAA
- a CDS encoding DUF6687 family protein — protein sequence MSKKQFIPFSELKDKKAIIVDSTHPNGLILSHWRGAPTPNEIRGDTSAAIVLNAIHQNVAGLDLPYVTANHFDIDGFVGVWSLLNPELALEHEELLRQMALIGDFRELDLNHPLAGEALKLICWINARERELFYKPFAADEMEEKEVAQCVKKFEYFLPRFKQVLKDPDWERGAWEDEVGDVLLGYRTMYSPATKLTRHPEIGLIIIETPEPVHYYALFSRTAGFDIVLTCYDNNRYELEYKYTTWVDIASRPTLPRLPMAALAAKLDALEQSNYTWTYDSVTETGPLLRLDGENLNREEAYDNPTQRKIYSSSIPVSVLKVEVVQHYREAYKGIMPKYNWSWKEVKALGQEV from the coding sequence ATGAGCAAAAAGCAGTTTATACCTTTCTCGGAATTAAAAGATAAAAAAGCCATTATAGTTGACAGCACCCACCCGAACGGGCTTATACTTTCACATTGGCGCGGCGCACCTACCCCTAACGAGATACGAGGTGACACCAGCGCAGCTATTGTGTTAAATGCAATTCACCAGAATGTTGCCGGACTGGACTTGCCTTATGTAACTGCCAACCATTTTGATATAGACGGATTTGTAGGTGTATGGAGTTTGCTGAATCCTGAACTGGCACTGGAGCATGAAGAACTGCTGCGCCAGATGGCTTTGATAGGAGACTTCCGGGAGTTGGACCTGAACCACCCGCTGGCTGGCGAAGCGCTGAAACTGATTTGCTGGATCAATGCCCGAGAGCGCGAACTGTTTTACAAGCCTTTTGCTGCCGACGAGATGGAAGAAAAGGAAGTAGCGCAGTGCGTGAAAAAGTTTGAGTATTTCCTGCCACGATTTAAACAGGTACTAAAAGACCCGGACTGGGAACGTGGCGCCTGGGAAGATGAAGTTGGAGATGTATTGCTCGGTTACCGTACCATGTATAGCCCGGCTACCAAACTTACACGCCATCCAGAGATCGGACTTATTATCATAGAAACACCCGAACCTGTACATTATTATGCCCTGTTCAGCCGCACGGCCGGATTTGACATTGTTTTGACTTGTTATGACAATAACCGCTACGAGTTAGAGTATAAGTATACCACCTGGGTAGATATTGCCTCAAGACCAACATTGCCACGCTTACCTATGGCTGCGCTTGCCGCTAAACTGGATGCCTTGGAGCAATCTAACTATACCTGGACGTATGATTCTGTAACTGAAACCGGTCCACTGCTACGGCTTGATGGCGAAAACTTAAACCGGGAGGAAGCCTACGACAATCCCACGCAGCGTAAAATCTATAGTTCAAGTATACCTGTATCAGTGTTAAAAGTGGAGGTGGTGCAGCATTACCGTGAGGCCTATAAAGGTATAATGCCAAAGTATAACTGGTCCTGGAAAGAAGTAAAGGCGTTAGGGCAGGAAGTATAA
- a CDS encoding tetratricopeptide repeat-containing sensor histidine kinase: protein MITLLLVRIFLLIIVPDSKAANAHVPTSHQKVAQHHKAEELNELSKAQWYSNPKQSVAYGKEAIQIASKLNDKPLLAQAYNNTGAGFYNLGDYNTAADYYYKAIKLREVLADTAGLSASYNNIGNIYNNQHNYKKALIYYNKALHLANKIHDPLSISRALNNIGIVHLRQKNFDTALTYFLRALPLKEKAKDLKGTVISLINIGDAYQKLGQYDQALHYLQRGLALTIETNNLHDRIYAFRGLAETYQGLKNSEKAIAFGLKSLNLAEKLHSKAEAKISAEVLHTIYSQTGNYEQAYRYLNQFVAYSDSINNEEITRQTTSLQVKYETAQKEKENLKLLAEHELHEQEIEHKTIIQYTTIGLLALALTVVVLIYRGNQRMKRMNKQLNVKNRKVSRYSENIKQQKNELAAQALILKDQKEELEKLNQLKDKLFSIVAHDLRGPLLSLKSLLQVLAMGKVTEDKFVYFAKQLENQQENTLWLVDNLLLWARSQMQGTCVKTNNISIKKLTEESIKVLELPAQRKGITLHNLADPELCALADTDMVMLVLRNLIANAIKFSNQDDIITIETELVENNMLQVAVRDTGTGISDENQARLFGLRSLTTLGTAKEKGSGLGLALCKDFIECNNGKIWVESSPGEGSTFKFTLPALVQTTVATPKLHTAELV from the coding sequence ATGATTACACTTCTACTTGTCCGAATTTTCCTGCTCATTATAGTGCCCGACTCAAAGGCTGCTAATGCACACGTTCCGACAAGTCATCAGAAGGTGGCACAACACCATAAGGCCGAAGAATTAAACGAACTTAGCAAAGCCCAATGGTACTCCAACCCAAAACAGTCTGTAGCCTATGGCAAAGAAGCTATTCAGATTGCCAGTAAACTGAATGATAAACCACTGCTCGCTCAGGCGTATAATAATACAGGAGCCGGCTTCTACAATTTAGGAGACTACAATACTGCAGCAGACTATTACTACAAAGCCATAAAACTGCGCGAGGTGTTAGCAGATACAGCCGGCCTGAGCGCGAGCTACAATAATATTGGCAACATTTACAACAACCAGCACAACTATAAAAAAGCGCTTATTTATTATAATAAGGCACTTCATTTAGCTAACAAAATTCATGATCCATTATCTATTAGCCGTGCTTTAAATAATATAGGTATTGTACACCTGCGCCAGAAAAACTTTGATACCGCTTTAACATACTTCCTGAGGGCGCTTCCGCTGAAAGAAAAAGCAAAAGACCTAAAAGGTACCGTTATAAGCCTTATAAATATTGGAGATGCCTATCAGAAACTTGGTCAGTATGATCAGGCACTGCACTACCTGCAACGTGGTTTAGCGTTAACCATAGAAACAAATAATCTGCACGACCGGATCTACGCTTTCCGTGGGCTCGCTGAAACATATCAGGGGCTAAAAAATTCTGAAAAAGCCATTGCATTCGGACTTAAAAGCTTAAACCTGGCTGAGAAATTACATTCGAAGGCAGAAGCAAAAATATCAGCTGAAGTGCTTCATACAATTTACAGCCAGACAGGAAATTATGAGCAGGCTTACCGCTACCTTAACCAATTTGTAGCTTACAGCGATAGCATTAACAACGAGGAAATTACCCGGCAGACCACCAGCTTACAGGTAAAATATGAGACTGCTCAGAAAGAAAAAGAGAACCTGAAACTACTAGCCGAACACGAGCTGCACGAACAGGAGATCGAACATAAAACCATTATTCAGTATACCACAATCGGGCTACTGGCTCTTGCATTAACTGTAGTTGTGCTGATATACCGGGGCAACCAGCGTATGAAGCGCATGAACAAACAGCTTAACGTAAAGAATAGAAAAGTGAGCCGGTATAGCGAAAACATTAAGCAACAGAAAAACGAACTGGCAGCCCAGGCGCTTATACTTAAAGACCAGAAAGAAGAACTGGAAAAATTAAACCAGTTAAAAGACAAGCTCTTCTCTATAGTTGCCCATGACTTACGCGGCCCGCTGCTCTCACTGAAATCGTTGCTGCAGGTGCTGGCAATGGGCAAGGTAACAGAAGATAAGTTTGTATACTTTGCCAAACAGCTGGAAAACCAACAGGAGAACACACTCTGGTTAGTAGATAATCTACTTCTCTGGGCCAGGTCGCAGATGCAGGGCACTTGTGTTAAAACCAACAACATCAGTATTAAGAAATTAACCGAGGAAAGTATAAAAGTGCTGGAGCTGCCGGCACAGCGTAAAGGTATAACCCTGCACAACCTCGCAGATCCGGAATTATGTGCCCTCGCGGATACAGATATGGTTATGCTTGTGCTTCGTAACCTCATCGCGAATGCCATAAAATTCAGTAATCAGGATGATATTATAACCATAGAAACAGAGTTAGTAGAAAATAACATGCTGCAGGTAGCGGTGCGCGATACAGGTACTGGTATAAGCGACGAAAATCAGGCACGTCTGTTTGGGCTTCGTAGCCTTACTACGCTAGGCACAGCAAAAGAAAAAGGAAGCGGACTTGGACTAGCGTTATGCAAGGATTTCATAGAGTGCAACAACGGCAAGATATGGGTTGAAAGCTCCCCAGGCGAGGGCAGCACCTTTAAATTTACTTTACCTGCGCTTGTGCAAACTACAGTCGCTACTCCCAAGTTACACACTGCAGAGCTGGTGTAG
- a CDS encoding amidohydrolase family protein, translated as MKKPIHPLKGSWKKNLLLLCSLGLFLEPAMAQDAAKPKKDAPKKEEKKDLPLEGARKISINTSEGSWLALDVSPDGKQIIFDMLGDLYLMPITGGKATQLTDGMAFDTQARFSPDGKSIVFISDRDGADNVWTMELATKKPKQISKSKNENFFSAEWTPDGEYLVASRGRRNLKLHLYHKDGGTGVQLINKPETMKTVEPAFGKDSRYIWFSQRNGAWNYNAQLPQYQLATFDRETGEIDGKTARYGSAFTPTLSPDGNWLVYGTRHNNHTGLVAQNLQTGTEKWLAYPVQRDEQESIAPLGVLPAMSFTPDSKNLIASYGGKIYSIPVAGGPAKEIPFEVKTEIAVGPQLDFKYPIKDDKMMTVTQLRDAAVSPDGKRVAFTALDRLYVMDYPNGTPKRITDQDFTQAQPAWSPDGKTIAYVTWHEKNGGAIYKTNANGKGKPVKLTQENAVFQEPVWTPNGERIVFAKGSAQSYKEEPGPGAFDSRQTLNWIPAKGGKTTFVTNANIGANPHFVKGDDRIYLYSYADGLISIRWDGTDKKSYLKVKGITTFGTVNGDGVMEEMCHMLHQNEREPQQQPSTATTLIKAPVGDKALALINNEIYVVTIPVVGGETPTISVADVATSQFPSWKLTEIGGQFPSWSADGKTVYWSIGNGFFAYNLDEARAKKEQMDLDAEKKKEAKANGTEAKTDSAKAEKEAIVIENYKPKETKIAIQVPRDIPQGIVLLQGARIVTMNGNEVIENGDILVENNRIKAVGKSGSLTVPQGAKVVDVKGKTITPGFIDTHSHMWPRWGVHTNQVWMYAANLAYGVTTTRDPQTGTTDVLTYGDLVDAGKMVGPRVYSTGPGVGFWAYNIKSLDHAKSVLRQYSEYYNTKTIKMYLVGNRQHRQWVIMAAKEQGLLPTTEGGLDFKLNMTQAIDGYPGHEHSFPIYPLYKDVVDFVAKTQMAYTPTLLVSYGGPWAENYYYATEDVVGDKKLNYFTPKAELDSKARRRPGWFTKDEHIFSRHAEFVNNLVKEGGLAGVGSHGQLQGLGYHWELWSVQSGGMSNHDALKVATILGAKSLGLDGDIGSIETGKLADLVIMDSNPLENIRNTNTIKYVMRNGRLFDASTMDELAPTARKAPDFDWHSATPVGVPGIKQ; from the coding sequence ATGAAGAAACCAATACACCCATTAAAGGGCAGCTGGAAGAAAAATCTGCTTCTGCTCTGCTCATTGGGTCTGTTCCTGGAGCCGGCAATGGCGCAGGATGCAGCCAAACCTAAAAAAGACGCTCCGAAGAAGGAAGAGAAAAAAGATCTGCCTTTAGAAGGTGCACGCAAGATCAGTATCAATACCAGCGAAGGATCATGGCTGGCACTGGACGTTAGCCCGGACGGTAAGCAGATCATCTTTGATATGCTGGGCGATCTTTACCTGATGCCTATAACAGGGGGTAAAGCAACCCAGCTAACCGATGGTATGGCTTTCGATACGCAAGCTCGTTTTAGTCCAGATGGTAAATCTATCGTGTTCATTTCGGATAGAGATGGCGCTGACAACGTCTGGACAATGGAACTGGCAACTAAAAAGCCAAAGCAGATCAGCAAAAGCAAGAATGAGAACTTCTTCTCTGCTGAGTGGACACCGGATGGTGAATACCTGGTGGCTTCGCGCGGACGCCGCAACCTGAAGTTGCACCTTTATCATAAAGATGGCGGCACTGGTGTACAACTGATTAACAAACCAGAAACCATGAAAACTGTTGAGCCGGCGTTCGGTAAAGACAGCCGATACATCTGGTTCTCACAGCGCAACGGTGCCTGGAACTATAACGCCCAGTTGCCACAGTACCAATTAGCTACTTTTGACCGCGAAACCGGAGAGATAGATGGTAAAACAGCACGTTATGGGTCTGCCTTCACTCCAACTCTTTCTCCGGATGGCAACTGGCTGGTATATGGTACGCGCCATAACAACCATACAGGCTTAGTAGCACAAAACCTGCAGACCGGTACTGAAAAATGGCTGGCTTACCCTGTACAGCGCGACGAACAGGAGTCTATCGCTCCGCTTGGTGTGTTGCCTGCCATGTCATTTACTCCGGATAGTAAAAACCTTATAGCCTCTTATGGTGGTAAGATCTATAGCATTCCGGTAGCTGGTGGCCCTGCCAAAGAAATACCTTTTGAAGTTAAGACTGAGATCGCTGTTGGCCCGCAACTGGACTTTAAATATCCGATCAAAGACGACAAGATGATGACAGTAACGCAGTTGCGTGATGCAGCTGTGTCGCCGGATGGCAAGCGTGTTGCTTTCACTGCCCTGGACAGACTCTATGTCATGGACTATCCGAATGGTACACCAAAACGCATCACAGATCAGGACTTTACACAGGCGCAACCAGCATGGTCTCCGGATGGTAAAACTATAGCTTATGTAACCTGGCACGAAAAGAACGGTGGAGCTATCTATAAAACTAACGCGAATGGCAAAGGCAAACCTGTAAAGCTAACGCAGGAAAACGCTGTGTTCCAGGAGCCGGTTTGGACACCAAATGGTGAGCGCATCGTGTTCGCAAAAGGTTCGGCACAATCTTATAAAGAGGAGCCAGGCCCGGGTGCTTTCGATTCTCGCCAGACGTTGAACTGGATTCCGGCGAAAGGTGGTAAAACTACGTTTGTAACCAATGCAAACATTGGCGCTAACCCACACTTTGTAAAAGGCGATGACCGCATTTACCTTTACAGCTATGCTGATGGTTTGATATCGATTCGTTGGGATGGTACCGACAAAAAATCATACCTAAAAGTAAAAGGTATAACTACGTTTGGTACTGTAAACGGCGATGGTGTGATGGAAGAAATGTGCCACATGCTGCACCAGAACGAGCGTGAGCCACAGCAACAGCCATCTACTGCTACCACACTTATCAAAGCTCCGGTTGGCGATAAAGCGTTAGCGCTGATCAACAATGAGATCTATGTAGTTACTATTCCGGTAGTAGGTGGCGAAACACCAACTATATCTGTAGCTGATGTAGCTACGTCGCAGTTCCCAAGCTGGAAGTTAACCGAAATTGGTGGTCAGTTCCCGAGCTGGTCTGCTGATGGTAAAACTGTTTACTGGTCTATTGGTAATGGTTTCTTCGCTTATAACCTGGATGAGGCCAGAGCGAAGAAAGAGCAGATGGACCTTGATGCTGAAAAGAAAAAAGAAGCTAAAGCAAACGGTACCGAAGCTAAGACTGATAGCGCCAAAGCTGAAAAAGAAGCTATCGTAATCGAAAACTATAAGCCGAAAGAAACTAAGATTGCAATTCAGGTTCCACGTGATATCCCGCAAGGTATAGTATTGTTACAAGGTGCGCGCATCGTTACTATGAACGGTAATGAAGTTATCGAGAACGGCGACATACTGGTAGAGAACAACCGTATCAAAGCTGTTGGCAAATCTGGTTCATTAACTGTACCACAAGGTGCTAAAGTAGTAGATGTAAAAGGTAAAACTATTACTCCTGGTTTTATAGATACGCACTCGCACATGTGGCCGCGCTGGGGCGTACACACCAACCAAGTTTGGATGTATGCTGCTAACCTGGCTTACGGTGTAACCACTACCCGCGACCCACAGACCGGAACTACAGACGTACTTACTTATGGTGACTTAGTGGATGCCGGTAAAATGGTAGGCCCAAGAGTTTACTCTACTGGTCCTGGTGTTGGTTTCTGGGCTTATAATATTAAGAGCTTAGACCACGCAAAAAGTGTATTGCGCCAATATTCCGAGTACTACAATACCAAAACTATAAAAATGTACTTGGTAGGTAACCGCCAGCATCGTCAGTGGGTAATTATGGCTGCTAAAGAGCAGGGCTTATTACCAACTACTGAAGGCGGTCTTGACTTTAAACTGAACATGACGCAAGCCATAGACGGTTACCCAGGTCACGAGCACTCATTCCCGATCTACCCGCTTTATAAGGATGTAGTTGACTTTGTAGCCAAAACACAAATGGCTTATACTCCTACCCTGCTTGTGTCTTACGGTGGGCCGTGGGCTGAAAACTATTACTATGCAACAGAGGATGTAGTAGGTGATAAAAAGCTAAACTACTTTACACCTAAAGCAGAACTGGACTCAAAAGCACGCCGCAGACCAGGTTGGTTCACGAAAGATGAGCACATCTTCTCTCGCCATGCCGAGTTTGTTAACAATTTAGTTAAAGAAGGTGGTTTGGCTGGTGTAGGTTCACATGGTCAGTTGCAGGGTCTTGGTTACCATTGGGAGCTGTGGTCGGTGCAGTCTGGTGGCATGAGCAACCACGATGCACTTAAAGTTGCAACTATACTTGGTGCCAAATCGCTTGGTTTAGATGGTGATATCGGATCGATCGAAACTGGTAAACTGGCTGACCTTGTAATTATGGACAGCAACCCACTGGAGAACATCCGTAACACGAATACTATAAAGTATGTGATGCGTAATGGCCGCCTGTTCGATGCCTCTACAATGGATGAACTGGCACCTACTGCTCGCAAAGCCCCTGATTTTGACTGGCACAGCGCTACCCCGGTAGGCGTACCAGGTATAAAGCAATAA
- a CDS encoding MFS transporter, producing MKMHQNQDTDIAAPEAEVLVPKKEIREGLLIFTLAAIQFTHMMDFVIMMPLGPQLMRVFNISPSEFGLLVSAYTFSAAVAGFLSALFIDRFDRKHAMLGLYLGFTLGTLACALAPGYTLLLVARVVAGAFGGVLGALILAVIGDAIPEERRGAATGKVMAAFSVASIAGVPVGLYLASISSWHAPFYLLAGLSFLVLLASFKLLPPMRGHLTNAVKQNPFLVLKEILQKRNLQWAMALMITLTMSGFLVVPFISPYMVANVGFSETELSYIYLFGGIATVFTSQWAGRLADKHGKHKVFIISALLSLIPILLITNLPPVPHYMALMVTTVFFIFFGARFVPAMSLITSSVEPKLRGSFMSINSSVQQLSAGVAAFLSGLIVQEAADGKLLHFNWDGVLACLITLVTIWAVRYIKTVG from the coding sequence ATGAAAATGCATCAGAACCAAGATACAGATATTGCCGCACCGGAAGCTGAGGTGCTGGTTCCTAAAAAAGAAATACGCGAAGGACTGCTGATCTTTACATTGGCTGCCATCCAGTTTACGCATATGATGGACTTCGTGATCATGATGCCGTTGGGACCACAACTGATGCGCGTGTTCAACATTTCACCAAGTGAGTTCGGTTTGCTGGTTTCAGCTTATACGTTTAGTGCTGCAGTAGCCGGTTTTCTTAGCGCACTCTTTATCGACAGGTTCGACAGGAAACATGCCATGCTGGGCTTATACCTTGGCTTTACGCTTGGCACACTAGCCTGCGCGCTTGCACCCGGTTATACGTTGCTGTTGGTGGCGCGTGTGGTGGCCGGTGCTTTTGGTGGTGTGCTGGGTGCCCTTATACTTGCCGTAATCGGCGATGCCATACCCGAAGAAAGACGTGGGGCTGCAACAGGTAAGGTAATGGCTGCTTTTTCGGTGGCTTCTATTGCAGGTGTGCCGGTTGGTTTATACTTAGCCAGCATCTCGAGCTGGCATGCGCCATTTTACTTACTGGCTGGTTTGAGCTTCCTGGTATTACTGGCATCTTTTAAACTGCTCCCTCCTATGCGTGGCCACCTCACCAATGCGGTCAAGCAAAACCCTTTCCTGGTACTAAAAGAGATCCTGCAAAAACGAAACCTGCAATGGGCCATGGCTTTGATGATCACGCTTACGATGTCAGGATTTTTGGTGGTTCCGTTCATAAGCCCTTATATGGTAGCCAATGTGGGCTTCTCTGAAACTGAGCTAAGCTATATTTATTTGTTTGGTGGTATTGCTACCGTGTTTACTTCGCAATGGGCAGGCCGCCTGGCAGATAAGCATGGTAAGCACAAAGTGTTTATTATTTCAGCATTACTTTCGCTTATACCTATTTTACTGATTACGAATCTGCCACCAGTACCTCATTATATGGCACTTATGGTTACCACGGTGTTCTTCATCTTCTTTGGAGCCCGGTTTGTACCAGCTATGTCACTTATTACTTCCAGCGTAGAGCCTAAACTGCGCGGCAGTTTTATGAGCATCAATTCATCTGTGCAGCAGTTAAGTGCGGGGGTGGCAGCATTTTTATCAGGGTTAATTGTGCAGGAAGCTGCGGATGGCAAGTTGCTGCATTTTAACTGGGATGGTGTGCTGGCGTGTCTCATTACGCTTGTAACTATTTGGGCAGTGCGCTACATCAAGACTGTTGGCTAG